The following proteins are co-located in the Salvelinus namaycush isolate Seneca chromosome 31, SaNama_1.0, whole genome shotgun sequence genome:
- the phyhd1 gene encoding phytanoyl-CoA dioxygenase domain-containing protein 1, which yields MDFLTDQDAKKYQEDGYLILDGLLSPAECDELRLRMGEIVDRMDVPEHCRIQFSTNHDEQLKTQGNADYFITSGDKIRFFFEKGVFDDKGDFTVPKERSLNKIGHALHAYEPLYKTATHSPKIQGIAKKLGLKSPVILQSMYIFKQPGIGGEVMPHQDATFLHTEPLGRVMGVWIALEDATLDNGCLWFIPGSHNNGITRRMVRTPEGTYPLTDFVGREATYNDKLFIPAPVKKGGVVLIDGEVVHKSEQNASEKSRHVYTFHIMESQKTKWSPENWLQPTEELPFPALYTK from the exons AGCCCGGCGGAGTGTGATGAGCTCCGGCTGAGGATGGGAGAGATCGTGGACCGGATGGACGTTCCAGAACATTGTCGGATCCAGTTCTCCACCAATCACGACGAGCAGTTGAAAACACAG GGAAACGCTGACTACTTCATCACCAGTGGAGATAAGATCCGCTTCTTCTTTGAGAAAGGAGTTTTTGATGATAAAG GAGATTTCACTGTGCCAAAAGAACGATCTCTCAACAAAATTGGACATG CACTCCATGCCTATGAGCCTTTATACAAAACTGCCACTCATTCACCCAAGATTCAG GGTATAGCCAAGAAGCTTGGTCTGAAGAGTCCTGTGATTTTGCAAAGCATGTACATTTTCAAG CAACCAGGGATCGGTGGAGAAG TGATGCCCCACCAAGATGCTACATTCCTCCACACGGAGCCCCTGGGCAGGGTGATGGGCGTGTGGATCGCCCTGGAGGATGCCACCCTGGACAATGGCTGCTTGTGGTTCATCCCCGGCTCACACAACA aTGGTATCACCCGACGTATGGTTCGGACCCCTGAAGGCACCTATCCCCTGACAGACTTTGTTGGGAGAGAGGCAACCTATAACGATAAGCTGTTCATACCTGCACCTGTCAAAAAAG GTGGGGTGGTGTTGATTGATGGAGAAGTTGTCCATAAAAGTGAGCAGAACGCGTCAGAAAAATCGCGACATGTCTACACTTTCCACATCATGGAGTCTCAGAAGACAAAATGGAGCCCTGAGAACTG GTTACAGCCCACAGAGGAGCTTCCTTTCCCTGCCCTGTACACCAAGTAA
- the dolk gene encoding dolichol kinase, whose protein sequence is MQTNPVLVESAVVFSVVMCVHMAVWNQHSWCCVALVIQAFYVQHKWDRLLRNGNAVFQWRLSANSGIVPAVMVMPLLGVALREKCAASGNVYFERFSMVVTVTGMMLALFLSLLALGITRPVPTNTCVIAGVASSAILYTVKQTLTVSEVIEVLEVLLIFVYLSLIVLYLLPRCFTPGEALLIVGGISFIVNQLIKRSLNMAEVKGEPVHYFLPVVVVGSLLLGVFFALLFCFMESETWVSSLFFHMMTAVLGLGILMPWLSLLIRRHPIMWLLDFVTLNDKRLCLLGYWVLLATLATLVVLHQNYQRQSGSKKHQASTIVRKYFHLIVVATFVPGLVYDRQLLHVASVGCLGAFLLLEYVRYFRIRPLGQLLRQLLTLFLDERDSGPLILTHIYLLLGMSLPIWLFPGPCAPKGILPGAGGLVPYAGVLAVGVGDTVASVFGSSMGEIRWPGTKKTVEGTATSVFAQIIAVAIFLIFDPTINLNSTYSWIVGSITMVAMLEAYTSQIDNLLLPLYLFILLLL, encoded by the coding sequence ATGCAGACCAACCCGGTACTGGTGGAGTCTGCGGTGGTCTTCTCTGTGGTGATGTGTGTACACATGGCCGTGTGGAACCAGCACTCCTGGTGCTGTGTGGCCCTGGTCATCCAGGCCTTCTACGTGCAGCACAAGTGGGACCGCCTGCTCCGTAATGGCAACGCCGTCTTTCAGTGGCGCCTGTCAGCCAACAGCGGCATCGTCCCAGCCGTCATGGTGATGCCCCTGCTGGGTGTGGCGCTGCGGGAGAAGTGCGCCGCCTCGGGGAACGTCTACTTTGAGCGTTTCTCCATGGTGGTCACAGTGACAGGCATGATGCTGGCACTGTTCCTGTCGCTCCTCGCGCTGGGCATCACGAGGCCCGTGCCCACCAACACATGCGTGATCGCGGGCGTGGCGAGCAGTGCCATCCTGTACACGGTGAAGCAGACCCTAACGGTGTCGGAGGTGATTGAGGTTCTGGAGGTGCTGCTGATATTCGTCTACCTGAGTCTGATCGTGCTCTACCTGCTACCGCGCTGCTTCACGCCCGGCGAGGCCCTCCTCATCGTCGGGGGCATCAGCTTCATCGTCAACCAGCTCATAAAGCGCTCACTCAACATGGCTGAGGTCAAAGGGGAGCCAGTCCACTACTTCCTGCCCGTGGTGGTGGTAGGATCTCTTCTCCTAGGGGTGTTTTTTGCCCTGCTCTTCTGCTTCATGGAGTCTGAGACCTGGGTGTCGTCGCTCTTCTTCCATATGATGACGGCTGTGCTGGGCCTGGGGATCCTCATGCCCTGGCTCTCCCTCCTCATCCGCCGCCACCCCATCATGTGGCTTCTGGACTTTGTGACTCTGAACGACAAGCGTCTGTGCCTGCTGGGCTACTGGGTGCTGCTAGCCACGCTGGCCACCCTGGTTGTGCTGCACCAGAACTACCAGCGCCAGTCAGGCTCCAAGAAGCACCAGGCCTCTACGATAGTCAGAAAGTACTTCCACCTCATTGTAGTAGCCACCTTCGTCCCAGGCCTGGTGTATGACCGCCAGCTCCTACACGTGGCGTCCGTGGGCTGCCTGGGGGCCTTCCTGCTCCTGGAGTATGTGCGCTACTTCCGCATCCGCCCGCTGGGTCAACTCCTCCGTCAGTTACTCACCCTGTTCCTGGACGAGCGTGACTCTGGACCTCTCATCCTCACCCACATCTACCTCCTCCTGGGCATGTCCCTGCCTATCTGGCTGTTCCCGGGGCCCTGTGCCCCCAAAGGCATCCTGCCCGGGGCGGGGGGCCTGGTGCCCTACGCCGGGGTGCTGGCGGTGGGTGTGGGGGACACAGTGGCGTCGGTGTTCGGCAGCAGCATGGGCGAGATCCGCTGGCCGGGCACCAAGAAGACAGTGGAGGGCACAGCTACGTCGGTATTCGCCCAGATCATCGCCGTGGCCATCTTCCTCATATTCGACCCCACCATCAATCTGAACTCCACCTACTCATGGATCGTGGGCTCCATCAccatggtagccatgctggaggCCTACACCTCACAGATAGACAACCTGCTGCTGCCGCTCTACCTCTTCATCCTGCTGCTGCTCTGA